The Populus trichocarpa isolate Nisqually-1 chromosome 11, P.trichocarpa_v4.1, whole genome shotgun sequence genome has a segment encoding these proteins:
- the LOC18111279 gene encoding F-box protein At3g26010 produces the protein MDGEINTSELSIAAEAVEAAARGENDFSLVHLNADLLINILVRLPPEKSVFCSKLVSKGWCSILENPYFVSRFISHHINDKLRNHYSSYAAAYHKYPPFFFISRYNDPRLCFFATGADQEESPKEFTLEFLPQENDINLIVSVKASCNDLLFCIAKNSDYVITHYYICNPFTRQWSVLPPPLIRTTTKRIYFGLVCQPNYQRWIQGQQYESRFRLVRFIEVEEHHVAVDLYCSETGQWNESFLVGAQYDFIFTNVLAHDGKLHWYNGRDVVAYDPFNDGQTIFIDGSQFKGRTPLPDVILNNPDRLILRVVNFRLGECRGLLRFMQIITNSYRSDSNDHLSVWELKDNETRGFSLVHVISFDNMFSKEPWVRDFVKSENRVNARALAFHPENKNVVYLGFLYHIISCNIRTGELEVIDGIPYEHKFCALENVFGIKQPWWPTPVSTSSHPLNALLHYF, from the coding sequence atggaTGGAGAAATAAATACATCAGAATTATCCATAGCGGCAGAAGCAGTAGAAGCAGCAGCAAGAGGAGAAAACGATTTCTCTCTTGTCCATCTGAATGCCGATCTGTTGATCAACATTCTTGTTCGACTTCCACCAGAAAAATCAGTCTTTTGTTCCAAGTTGGTCTCCAAAGGTTGGTGTTCTATACTAGAGAATCCCTATTTTGTTTCCAGGTTTATATCGCACCATATCAATGACAAGCTGAGAAACCATTATTCTTCTTATGCCGCTGCATACCACAAATACCCCCCTTTCTTCTTTATTAGTAGATACAACGATCCAAGGCTTTGTTTTTTCGCAACTGGTGCTGATCAGGAGGAATCCCCCAAGGAATTCACGTTAGAATTTCTTCCACAGGAAAACGACATTAATCTTATTGTTTCTGTAAAGGCTTCCTGCAATGATCTACTCTTCTGCATAGCAAAAAACAGTGATTATGTTATCACTCATTACTATATCTGCAATCCCTTCACTAGGCAATGGAGTGTCCTCCCTCCTCCTCTCATAAGAACTAcaacaaaaagaatatattttggGTTGGTTTGCCAGCCAAATTATCAGAGATGGATTCAAGGACAACAATATGAATCTCGTTTTCGGCTAGTACGCTTTATTGAGGTAGAAGAGCACCATGTCGCGGTGGATTTATATTGTTCTGAGACTGGACAATGGAATGAATCTTTTCTGGTAGGCGCCCAGTATGACTTTATCTTTACCAATGTTTTAGCACATGATGGGAAGTTGCATTGGTACAATGGTAGAGATGTTGTTGCTTATGATCCCTTTAATGATGGTCAAACCATTTTCATCGATGGATCCCAATTTAAAGGACGAACCCCATTGCCCGACGTCATTCTTAACAATCCTGACCGCCTCATTTTACGGGTAGTTAATTTCCGCCTTGGGGAATGCCGAGGATTGTTGCGGTTCATGCAGATCATCACTAATTCCTACCGTTCAGATTCTAATGATCATCTGAGTGTTTGGGAGCTCAAGGACAATGAGACTAGAGGATTCAGTTTGGTACACGTGATTTCCTTTGACAATATGTTCTCCAAAGAACCCTGGGTTAGAGATTTTGTAAAGAGCGAGAATAGGGTCAATGCACGGGCACTAGCTTTCCACCCAGAAAATAAGAATGTGGTATACTTGGGCTTCCTTTACCACATCATCTCGTGCAACATCCGAACCGGCGAGTTGGAAGTCATTGATGGGATTCCGTATGAACATAAATTCTGTGCTTTGGAAAATGTCTTCGGAATCAAGCAACCATGGTGGCCAACACCAGTTTCGACGTCCTCGCACCCACTGAATGCCCTTCTCCACTACTTCTGA
- the LOC18111277 gene encoding derlin-2.2, with protein sequence MAQAVEDWYKQMPIITRSYVTAAVVTTIGCSLDIISPSNLYLNPKLVMKNYEFWRLVTNFLYFRKMDLDFMFHMFFLARYCKLLEENSFRGRTADFFYMLLFGASVLTSIVIIGGNIPYLSESFSKIIFLSNSLTFMMVYVWSKQNPFIHMSFLGLFTFTAAYLPWVLLGFSVLVGASAWVDLLGMIAGHAYYFLEDVYPRMTGRRPLRTPGFIKSLFADDAVVVARPANVRFAPPAEELHQD encoded by the exons atgGCTCAAGCAGTGGAGGATTGGTATAAGCAGATGCCAATAATTACTCGCTCTTATGTCACAGCTGCAGTTGTTACCACCATTGGTTGCTCTCTTGAT ATAATATCTCCTTCTAATCTGTACTTAAACCCTAAACTTGTGATGAAGAATTATGAGTTCTGGCGCCTTGTCACTAATTTCCTTTACTTCCGTAAGATGG ACTTGGACTTTATGTTCCACATGTTCTTTCTTGCTCGATATTGCAAACTTCTCGAAGAGAACTCTTTCAGGGGAAGGACTGCAGATTTCTTTTACATGCTCTTGTTTGGTGCTAGTGTTTTGACTAGCATTGTCATAATTGGAGGAAACATACCCTATCTGTCAGAATCGTTTTCAAAAATCATATTCCTGAGCAATTCATTGACCTTCATGATG GTTTATGTCTGGAGCAAGCAAAACCCCTTTATCCACATGAGTTTCTTGGGCCTCTTCACTTTCACTGCAGCTTACCTACCATGG GTTCTCTTGGGATTCTCTGTTCTTGTTGGTGCCAGTGCTTGGGTGGATCTGCTG GGGATGATAGCGGGTCATGCTTACTATTTTCTTGAAGATGTATATCCGCGAATGACAGGTCGTCGGCCCCTACGAACCCCAGGATTTATTAAATCTCTATTTGCAGATGACGCTGTTGTGGTGGCTCGGCCAGCAAATGTGCGATTTGCTCCACCTGCAGAGGAGCTTCACCAAGATTGA